A part of Astatotilapia calliptera chromosome 15, fAstCal1.2, whole genome shotgun sequence genomic DNA contains:
- the cmtr1 gene encoding cap-specific mRNA (nucleoside-2'-O-)-methyltransferase 1, with amino-acid sequence MKRRADVSFASLHGTKRHRDDSSSDDESRLSRQDSSQNDSLSDQEDQRPGFSMPSISSSSSSFDTQDNDAPSQASAKFAMYNSVSQKLMAKMGFREGEGLGKFNQGRKEIVEASTQRGRRGLGLTLQGFQGELNVDWRDEPEPSAVEKVDWFPECTTEIPDADELRDWMIQGPRKLKIEDETEFCTEDLLHTLLRCKSIFDDLEGEEMRRARTRSNPYETIRGGIFLNRAAMKMANLDYCFDHMFTNPKDSQGRPLTKDREGELLYFGDVCAGPGGFSEYVLWRRRWHAKGFGMTLKGPCDFKLEDFYAAPSELFEPYYGEGGVEGDGDITRPENVTAFRNFVMESTERRGLHFLMADGGFSVEGQENLQEILSKQLLLCQFLTAISTLRTGGHFVCKTFDLFTPFSVGLVYLLYLCFERISLFKPVTSRPANSERYIVCRGLKPGSDAVREYMFRVNLKLNQLRNTDRDVTEVVPLNIIKDDTDFYQFMVNSNESLCAVQIKALAKIHAFVVDSNLSETRQADIRKECLKLWGVPDKARVAPTSSDPKSKFYELIKSSDVESFQCKPTPLNSTTLEKLRHVLDYRCIVGGGEQIFLLALGKSQIYTWDGKMPVRWKKMENFKLELPRDTLLSVEIVQELKGEGKAQRRISAVHVMDVLILNGTDVRDQHFNQRIQMADKFVKAVAKPSRPDMNPIRVKEVYRLEEMEKIFVRLEMKVTKSSGGVPRLSYTGRDDRHFLPTGLYIIKTVNEPWTMACSKNSKMKFFYNKTTKESTYAMPPNSAAPFHVCHSERLFWAWVDGVIVHDSQTRVDPEKLSKDDVLDFIHQHYQP; translated from the exons ATGAAGAGACGAGCCGATGTGTCTTTTGCATCACTTCATGGGACAAAGAGGCATCGTGATGACAGCAGTTCAGATGACGAGTCAAGACTATCCCGTCAAG actcTAGTCAAAATGACTCCCTTAGTGACCAGGAGGATCAAAGACCCGGGTTCTCGATGCCCTccatatcatcatcatcatcatcctttgATACCCAGGACAATGACGCCCCCTCGCAGGCCTCCGCCAAGTTCGCTATGTACAACAGTGTGTCACAGAAGCTCATG GCCAAAATGGGCTTCAGAGAGGGCGAGGGTTTGGGTAAGTTTAATCAAGGACGCAAGGAGATCGTGGAGGCTTCTACTCAGCGAGGGAGAAGAGGTCTGGGTCTCACGCTGCAGGGTTTCCAGGGAGAACTTAATGTTGACTGGCGCGATGAACCCGAG CCCAGTGCTGTTGAGAAGGTTGATTGGTTCCCAGAATGCACCACAGAGATCCCAGACGCTGATGAGCTTAGAGACTGGATGATCCAGGGACCG AGAAAACTTAAAATTGAGGATGAGACTGAGTTTTGCACAGAAGATCTTTTGCACACTCTTCTACGATGCAAA TCAATTTTTGATGACCTGGAGGGCGAGGAGATGAGGAGAGCGCGGACACGCTCCAACCCTTATGAGACTATTAGAGGCGGTATCTTTCTCAACAG AGCAGCTATGAAAATGGCCAACTTGGACTACTGTTTCGACCATATGTTCACCAACCCAAAGGATTCCCAAGGG AGACCTCTGACGAAGGACCGCGAGGGCGAGCTTCTTTACTTTGGTGATGTGTGCGCAGGACCTGGAGGCTTTTCAGAATATGTGCTGTGGAGAAGACGCTGGCATGCCAAGGGCTTTGGCATGACGCTGAAAGGACCCTGCGACTTCAAGCTGGAAGATTTTTATGCAGCACCGAGCGAGCTGTTCGAGCCTTATTACG GTGAGGGAGGCGTGGAGGGTGACGGTGACATCACTCGGCCTGAAAATGTGACTGCCTTCCGAAACTTTGTCATGGAGAGCACGGAGAGGAGAGGGCTTCATTTCCTCATGGCAGATGGG GGCTTCTCCGTGGAAGGCCAAGAGAACCTCCAGGAGATCCTGAGCAAACAGCTGCTGCTTTGTCAATTCCTCACTGCAATTTCCACACTCAGGACGG GTGGGCATTTTGTCTGTAAGACTTTTGACCTCTTCACTCCCTTCAGCGTGGGTTTGGTGTACCTGCTCTACCTCTGCTTCGAGAGGATCTCACTCTTCAAACCTGTCACCAGCAGGCCTGCAAACTCTGAGAG GTACATTGTGTGCCGTGGCCTGAAACCCGGCTCAGACGCAGTCAGGGAATACATGTTCAGAGTCAACCTGAAGCTGAACCAGCTGAGGAACACGGACAGAGACGTTACAGAGGTGGTTCCGCTGAATATCATCAAGGATGACACTGACTTCTACCAGTTTATGGTCAACTCCAATGAGAG CCTTTGTGCAGTCCAGATCAAGGCCTTGGCTAAGATCCACGCTTTTGTTGTAGACTC GAATCTCTCAGAGACAAGGCAAGCTGACATCAGGAAGGAGTGTTTGAAGCTCTGGGGA GTCCCAGACAAGGCCAGAGTCGCTCCTACTTCGTCAGACCCAAAGTCAAAATTCTATGAGCTGATTAAG AGCTCAGACGTGGAGTCGTTCCAGTGTAAGCCGACTCCTCTCAACTCCACCACACTCGAAAAGTTGCGCCATGTCCTGGACTACAGGTGCATTGTGGGAGGTGGAGAGCAGATCTTTCTTCTAGCACTGGGG AAGTCTCAGATTTACACCTGGGATGGGAAAATGCCTGTGCGctggaagaaaatggagaatTTCAAGCTGGAGCTGCCAAGAGATACACTTCTAAGTGTAGAGATTGTCCAAGAACTAAAGGGCGAG GGCAAAGCTCAGCGCAGAATCAGCGCAGTTCATGTAATGGATGTGCTAATACTGAACGGCACTGATGTAAGAGATCAGCACTTCAATCAGCG GATCCAGATGGCTGACAAGTTTGTGAAGGCGGTGGCTAAACCCAGCAGACCAGACATGAACCCCATCAG agtGAAGGAGGTTTACAGGCTGGAAGAAATGGAGAAAATCTTTGTCAG ACTAGAGATGAAAGTGACAAAGAGCTCAGGAGGTGTCCCACGTCTGTCCTACACAGGCAGAGATGACAGACACTTCCTTCCCACGGGCCTCTACATCATCAAGACTGTCAATG AGCCGTGGACGATGGCGTGCAGCAAAAACTCCAAGATGAAGTTCTTTTATAATAAAACAACCAAGGAGTCGACCTATGCAATGCCACCGAACTCTGCTGCTCCTTTCCA CGTGTGCCACTCCGAGCGGCTCTTCTGGGCCTGGGTGGATGGGGTTATAGTTCATGATTCTCAAACCAGAGTGGACCCTGAGAAACTGTCCAAAGATGACGTGCTGGACTTCATACACCAGCATTACCAGCCCTGA